Within the Pseudomonas chlororaphis subsp. aurantiaca genome, the region GACTTTCGCACCTTTGCCCGTTTGGCCGGTCATACCCTGCTTCGCGAGGAAGACGAAGCCGGGGTCTATCGTTACTGGCTGAAGAAGGCCTGAACCGCCCCGGAAATCATCGCGCCTCTGTCTAAGGATCATTGATGTTCAAAGTGTTACGCGACTGGATTCAGCGCTACTTCTCCGATGAAGAGGCCGTGGTACTGGCCGTTCTGCTATTCCTGGCCTTCACCGCCGTGCTGACCCTGGGTGGCATGCTCGCGCCAGTGTTGGCGGGAATGGTGCTGGCCTACCTGATGCAGGGGCTGGTGCTCACTCTGGAGCGCTGGCGTTTGCCTGGCGGGGCGGCGGTGGGCCTGGTCTTTGCCTTGTTCATGGGGCTGCTGCTGGTGTTCATCGTGGTCGTCGTGCCGCTGCTGTGGCACCAGTTGATCACCTTGTTCAACGAGCTGCCGGGAATGCTCGCCAAGTGGCAATCGCTGCTTCTGCTGTTGCCGGAGCGTTATCCGCACCTGGTGTCCGACGAACAGGTGTTACAGGCGATCGAGGTGGCGCGCGGCGAAATCGGCAAGTTCGGCCAGTGGGCGCTGACCTTTTCGCTGTCCAGCCTGCCGCTGCTGGTCAACATCATGATCTATCTGGTGCTGGTGCCGATCCTGGTGTTTTTCTTCCTCAAGGACCGGGCGATGATCAGCCAGTGGGTGCGCGGTTACCTGCCGCGCGAGCGGGCGTTGATCACTCGGGTGGCCCAGGAGATGAACCGGCAGATCGCCAATTACATTCGTGGCAAGGTGATCGAGATCGTCATTTGCGGCGCAGTGACCTACATCGCCTTCGTGGCCTTGGGCCTGAACTACGCGGCCCTGCTGGCGTTGCTGGTGGGGATTTCGGTGGTGGTGCCTTACGTCGGGGCGGTGGTGGTGACCGTGCCGGTGGCGCTGATCGCCTTGTTCCAGTGGGGCTGGAGCGACCAGTTCATCTATCTGATGGCGGTCTATGGGATCATTCAGGCCCTGGACGGCAATGTGCTGGTGCCGCTGCTATTCTCCGAGGCCGTGAACCTGCATCCAGTGGCGATCATCTGCGCGGTGCTGCTGTTTGGCGGGTTGTGGGGCTTCTGGGGCGTATTTTTCGCGATTCCCCTGGCCACCCTGTTCAAGGCGGTA harbors:
- a CDS encoding AI-2E family transporter; this encodes MFKVLRDWIQRYFSDEEAVVLAVLLFLAFTAVLTLGGMLAPVLAGMVLAYLMQGLVLTLERWRLPGGAAVGLVFALFMGLLLVFIVVVVPLLWHQLITLFNELPGMLAKWQSLLLLLPERYPHLVSDEQVLQAIEVARGEIGKFGQWALTFSLSSLPLLVNIMIYLVLVPILVFFFLKDRAMISQWVRGYLPRERALITRVAQEMNRQIANYIRGKVIEIVICGAVTYIAFVALGLNYAALLALLVGISVVVPYVGAVVVTVPVALIALFQWGWSDQFIYLMAVYGIIQALDGNVLVPLLFSEAVNLHPVAIICAVLLFGGLWGFWGVFFAIPLATLFKAVLDAWPRKEPVVAPLL